A genome region from Catenulispora sp. EB89 includes the following:
- a CDS encoding methyltransferase translates to MPVPPGELELTRFPEDARERLRAWDAADEYLLRHLDDGSERAGLLGRVVVLGDRWGALTTSLALTGAHVTQISDSFLGQQATAANLARNGHSLPEVVLASSAEDFGAEFGAGDGAEVPAPIDVLLVRVPKSLALLEDQLWRLRPFVGPGTRIVGTGMVAEIHTSTLQAFERILGPTRTSLAVRKARLIFCEPDPALPRGENPWPLTYQLPDGIGVASGRSVVNYPGTFSADHLDIGTRLFLQHLPNRSDAGRSDAARIVDLGCGNGVVGLAAALASPKASVTFVDESYQALASARATFEASFPPGTHEAEFRAGDGMDGFEPDSVDLVLNNPPFHSHQATTDATAWRMFTGSRAALRRGGELWVVGNRHLGYHLKLKRLFGNCEVVGSNPKFVVLRAVRR, encoded by the coding sequence GTGCCGGTGCCGCCCGGCGAGCTGGAGCTGACGCGGTTCCCGGAGGACGCGCGGGAGCGGCTGCGGGCTTGGGACGCGGCGGACGAGTACCTGCTGCGGCACCTCGACGACGGATCGGAGCGCGCGGGCCTGCTCGGCCGGGTCGTGGTGCTCGGCGACCGGTGGGGCGCGCTCACCACGTCGCTGGCGCTGACCGGGGCGCACGTGACGCAGATCTCTGATTCGTTCCTCGGGCAGCAGGCCACGGCCGCGAACCTGGCGCGCAACGGGCATTCGCTGCCGGAGGTGGTGCTGGCTTCGAGCGCGGAGGATTTCGGCGCGGAGTTCGGCGCGGGGGACGGCGCGGAGGTCCCGGCGCCGATCGACGTGCTGCTGGTGCGGGTGCCGAAGTCGTTGGCGCTGCTGGAGGACCAGCTGTGGCGGTTGCGGCCGTTCGTCGGGCCGGGGACGCGGATCGTGGGCACCGGGATGGTCGCCGAGATCCATACGTCGACGCTTCAGGCTTTTGAACGGATTCTGGGGCCGACGCGAACGTCTTTGGCGGTGCGCAAGGCGCGGCTGATCTTCTGCGAGCCGGATCCGGCGTTGCCGCGCGGAGAGAACCCTTGGCCGCTGACGTATCAGCTTCCTGATGGCATCGGGGTCGCGAGCGGGCGTTCCGTGGTGAACTACCCGGGGACGTTCTCGGCCGACCATCTGGACATCGGGACACGGTTGTTCCTCCAGCATCTGCCGAACCGGTCCGATGCAGGCCGGTCCGATGCGGCGCGGATCGTGGATCTGGGGTGTGGCAACGGGGTCGTGGGATTGGCGGCGGCGCTGGCGAGCCCGAAAGCGAGCGTGACGTTCGTCGACGAGTCGTACCAGGCGTTGGCTTCGGCGCGCGCCACGTTCGAGGCATCGTTCCCGCCGGGCACGCACGAGGCGGAGTTCCGGGCCGGCGACGGGATGGACGGCTTCGAGCCGGACAGCGTGGATCTGGTGCTGAACAACCCGCCGTTCCACAGCCACCAGGCCACGACCGATGCGACCGCGTGGCGGATGTTCACCGGATCGCGGGCGGCGCTGCGGCGCGGCGGGGAGCTGTGGGTGGTGGGCAACCGGCACCTGGGCTACCACCTGAAACTGAAGCGGTTGTTCGGGAACTGCGAGGTCGTGGGGAGCAATCCGAAGTTCGTGGTGCTGCGGGCCGTGCGTCGGTGA
- a CDS encoding metallophosphoesterase → MSLEFYGPASWEGQAKRYGPVERVAVLSDVHANLPALRAVLAEPDVAAADLVVFNGDLTWGVDPDGAVAIVKSLGRRAVCVRGNSERYVRQIATGAYTPANPRQEWVPARHGTGSLAFVGSFPFSVVVDVRGLGPVRFCHGSPRSDNEAVTPGTPAERFAEMTAGIEEDVLVTGHTHLQFDRFVGTRRSINPGSVGLPYHRDEPGLAYWALLGPDVQLRTTRYDVRESVAAIEAAGDPGQARIAELLLKPPTPEEIIAEAEQAVLVD, encoded by the coding sequence ATGTCCCTCGAGTTCTACGGTCCCGCGTCGTGGGAGGGCCAGGCCAAGCGGTACGGGCCGGTGGAGCGGGTGGCGGTGCTGTCCGACGTGCACGCCAACCTCCCCGCGCTGCGCGCGGTGCTCGCCGAGCCCGATGTCGCCGCCGCCGATCTGGTGGTCTTCAACGGCGACCTGACCTGGGGCGTCGACCCCGACGGCGCGGTCGCGATCGTCAAGAGCCTGGGCCGCCGGGCGGTCTGCGTGCGCGGCAACAGCGAGCGCTACGTCCGGCAGATCGCCACCGGCGCCTACACCCCGGCCAACCCGCGCCAGGAGTGGGTCCCGGCCCGGCACGGCACCGGATCGCTGGCGTTCGTCGGCTCGTTCCCGTTCAGCGTGGTCGTGGATGTCCGCGGCCTGGGCCCGGTGCGCTTCTGCCACGGTTCCCCGCGCAGCGACAACGAGGCCGTGACCCCCGGCACCCCGGCCGAGCGCTTCGCCGAGATGACCGCCGGCATCGAGGAGGACGTGCTGGTCACCGGGCACACCCACCTGCAGTTCGACCGCTTCGTCGGCACCCGCCGCAGCATCAACCCCGGCAGCGTCGGCCTGCCGTACCACCGCGACGAGCCGGGCCTGGCCTACTGGGCGCTCCTCGGCCCCGACGTGCAGCTGCGCACCACCCGCTACGACGTGCGCGAGTCGGTGGCCGCGATCGAGGCGGCCGGCGACCCGGGGCAGGCGCGGATCGCGGAGCTGCTGCTCAAGCCGCCGACGCCGGAGGAGATCATCGCCGAGGCCGAGCAGGCGGTGTTGGTGGATTGA
- a CDS encoding HAD family hydrolase, whose amino-acid sequence METKPAAMEPTSPPPFAAVVIDFFGTLTHSASDEVWFQAAAASAAPLGLPVEQWRETLSDSFVERATGALGDLSETFRALARRCGIEPSDSALAEACEARVRAQNGLFVFRDDAPEALRVLKTRGYRLGLLSDCTPELPVAWPRLAVAGYFDTAVFSCDEGLKKPNPAFFHLVCDRLGVAPADCLYVGDGGSRELTGAAAVGMTPVMLRAADWHGNSAHDREDDWPGPEIASFTELISVIDAPGLSARSLLAHHQDRD is encoded by the coding sequence ATGGAGACAAAGCCTGCGGCGATGGAGCCCACCTCGCCACCCCCTTTCGCCGCGGTCGTCATCGACTTCTTCGGCACGCTCACCCACAGCGCCTCCGACGAGGTTTGGTTCCAGGCCGCGGCGGCCAGCGCCGCACCGCTCGGGCTCCCCGTGGAGCAGTGGCGCGAGACGCTGTCCGACTCCTTCGTCGAACGCGCCACCGGAGCTCTCGGCGACCTGTCGGAGACCTTCCGCGCCCTGGCCCGGCGCTGCGGGATCGAGCCGTCCGACAGCGCTCTCGCCGAGGCGTGCGAGGCCCGGGTGAGGGCCCAGAACGGGCTGTTCGTCTTCCGTGACGACGCGCCCGAGGCCCTGCGCGTCCTCAAGACCCGCGGCTACCGCCTCGGCCTGCTCAGCGACTGCACCCCGGAGCTGCCGGTCGCGTGGCCGCGCCTGGCCGTCGCCGGCTACTTCGACACCGCCGTGTTCTCCTGCGACGAGGGCCTGAAGAAGCCGAACCCGGCCTTCTTCCACCTGGTCTGCGACCGCCTCGGCGTGGCTCCCGCCGACTGCCTCTACGTCGGTGACGGCGGCTCGCGCGAGCTCACCGGCGCCGCCGCCGTCGGCATGACGCCGGTGATGCTGCGGGCCGCGGACTGGCACGGCAACAGCGCGCACGACCGCGAGGACGACTGGCCGGGCCCGGAGATCGCCTCCTTCACCGAGCTGATCAGCGTGATCGACGCCCCCGGTCTCAGTGCTCGGTCACTTCTCGCCCACCATCAGGACCGCGATTAG
- a CDS encoding helix-turn-helix transcriptional regulator, translating to MDQQPGNRGEIRDFLASRRAKITPAQAGLPAGTRRRVAGLRREEVAVLAGVSTEWYTRLEKGHIGGVSEDVLDAVARALRLDDDERTHLFDLARSSRPKRRTPSRRRDVEVPPRVQWLLDAMTMSSAFVRNGRTDVVAGNPLAGALHAPMYDSATVDRRGRPNIARFIFLDPGARDFFVDWDAAGDATAALLRAEAGREPHDRALRELVGELCTLSPEFRGLWAAHDVLIRHDGVKQLQHPDVGHLELTFQSLDLPLSLSRQAVHTLITYTAEPGSASEDRLKLLASWAATRSPAAEPTGHATAS from the coding sequence ATGGACCAGCAGCCAGGAAACCGCGGCGAGATCCGGGACTTCCTCGCCAGCCGGCGCGCCAAGATCACCCCGGCGCAGGCCGGGCTGCCGGCCGGCACCCGGCGCCGGGTCGCCGGGCTGCGGCGCGAGGAGGTCGCCGTCCTGGCCGGAGTGAGCACGGAGTGGTACACGCGGCTGGAGAAGGGGCACATCGGCGGCGTGTCCGAAGACGTCCTGGACGCGGTCGCGCGCGCCCTGCGGCTGGACGACGACGAACGCACCCACCTGTTCGACCTGGCCCGGTCGTCGCGGCCGAAGCGCCGCACGCCGTCGCGCCGCCGCGACGTCGAGGTCCCGCCCCGCGTCCAGTGGCTGCTCGACGCCATGACGATGTCCTCGGCGTTCGTCCGCAACGGCCGCACGGACGTCGTCGCCGGCAACCCCCTGGCCGGAGCCCTGCACGCGCCGATGTACGACAGCGCCACCGTCGACCGTCGCGGCCGCCCCAACATCGCCCGCTTCATCTTCCTCGACCCCGGCGCGCGCGACTTCTTCGTCGACTGGGACGCCGCCGGCGACGCCACCGCCGCCCTGCTGCGCGCCGAGGCCGGGCGCGAGCCGCACGACCGGGCGCTGCGCGAACTCGTCGGTGAGCTGTGCACCCTCAGCCCCGAGTTCCGCGGCCTGTGGGCCGCGCACGACGTCCTGATCCGGCACGACGGCGTCAAGCAGCTCCAGCACCCCGACGTCGGCCACCTGGAACTGACCTTCCAGTCCCTGGACCTGCCGCTGTCGCTGTCCCGCCAGGCCGTGCACACCCTGATCACCTACACCGCCGAACCCGGCAGCGCGTCCGAAGACCGGCTCAAACTGCTCGCCAGCTGGGCCGCGACGCGATCGCCGGCGGCAGAGCCCACCGGCCACGCCACCGCTTCTTAG